Within Sorghum bicolor cultivar BTx623 chromosome 2, Sorghum_bicolor_NCBIv3, whole genome shotgun sequence, the genomic segment CATACAACTCTGTCTTTGTTGCTAATCGAAGGACACTGGTGTAGAAGTAACGCTGGGCTTAGAGAACACAAAGTAAAAAGAAGGACCAACATGACCTTCAATATGGGCTAGACGGTTAGCGGAATACCCAATATGGCCCACTTATTAGTAGGCGTACTTCCCCTTGAGAGCCCTGCTCCAACTCTCTTCCATCCCTAGCCGCACACCACGGCAGTGGCGGCGCAAACACACCAATCGACGAGCCGGCAGATCCTAATCTCACCACCACTACTTCACCACTCCATGTTGGTTGATCCGCAAAGCCTTGACTCTCCTACCGGCGAGGTGACAGCCATCCGGCCAGGAAGAGTGCGACTCTCCTTCACATCCGCACACCCCGGTAAGCAATGGCATTCCCGGGGCCTTCCTAATTGTGGCGGGGATTTCTCCTCAATTCTGATTGTTGTCTTTCTCCTTTTGAGACCCATCTCGATGCTTTCATCACCGCcctaagaaagaaaagaaataatctctagAACAATTTCCTTTTTGGTCTTAGAGACAAAAATGGCGTCGTCATCTAAGATGCGCTCCGGCCTAGACAGGCGCATGATGCCTGCTCTTGCTGCATCCGACACAGGTACTGTTCCACTAGACACTATTTATGAGATCCTGTTGCGCCTCCCGGCTAAGGATATTTGCCGCCTGCGCACCGTGTGTCATGGCGGGCCCTCCTCTCAGATCCACAGTTCGCCGTGGCCCATGCCACACGCCACCCGGGGCCCCTTCTCATTGCTGCTTATAGGGATAACGAGAAAAATGACAGCCTTGTGGAAATCATGGATCTATCGAGCCACAGCCTTAAGAAGGTGCCTAAGAAGTATGGTGACAGGGTTATCAGCATGGTGAAAGATCTTGTTCATGTCAGTAATATAGGATGCTTCAACAGTAGATTGCTGAACCCAGCTACAGGAACTATGTATTGCTTCTCAGATAGGAAACAACAAGGTGCCTCTTATTTATTTGGACAGACAGCAAGCAAAGGCTCGGACTGTCCATCGCTATAGCCTTTAGCAACGGAGAGTCTCTGGCCGCATGCGCAACGGCAAGCTTAGCCTTGTAGGAGAGAGGGATGGTAGTAGCGCCAAAGGAGCAATGGGAGAGGGAATGTGCTTGGGACCCAGTAGCGCCTCGGAACATTAGTTGTGACTATCAACGTGGCTGGCACCGAGTTCACTCCCTATTCTCTTTTCTCTTACTGCCATATAGCAAACACTGATGTggcttggctataagccaagCTGAGTTGGCTTATTGTACCTACTCTAATTAACATCAACATCAGCTCAGTTGTGTTCAAATTTATTAGCGGGCACAACGCAAAAGGCAGTAGGAATGAGAATGGCGTGCAATTACTAGCTGAAGCATTGAAAATTAAGGGAAAAGCTAAACATCAACCGTATATTTTTGTTGTTTGTGCTCATGCTTTTAATGGAGGTTGGATTTTGCCTCACTCTTACTTCATCCATCAGATGCTTCACAATGTGTTACCATCATATAAAGCAGTTTTGTTTCTCTAGTGATAGAGGTCGACATACAACTCTGTCTTTGTTGCTAATCGACACTGGCGTAGAAGTAATGTTGGGCTTAGGGAACAGAAAGTAAAAAGAAGGCCCAGCATGACCTTGATAATGGGCTAGACGGTGAGCGAAATACCCATCATGACCCACTTGTTAGCAGGCGTACTTCCCATTGAGAGCTCTGCTCCGACTCTCTTCCATCCCTAGCCACACACCATGGTGGAAAGAGGGCCCAACAGGACCTTAAATATGGGCTAGACGGTTAGCAAAATACCCATCATGGCCCACTTATTAGCAGGCGTACTTCTCCTTGAGAGCTCTGCTGCAACTCTCTTCCATCCCTAGCCGCACAccacggtggcggcggcggcggcggcgcaaacACACGAACCGACAAGCCGGCGGATCCCAATCTCGCCACCACCGCTCTGCCACTCCACGTCGTTTGATCGAAAAAGCCGCGATCTCTCCTACATGCGAGGTGACAGGGCCTCTGACTAGCTCCGCCATCCGGCTAGGAAGAGCGCGACTCTCCTTCACATCCGCACACCTCGGTAAGCATTGGCATTCTCGGGGCCTTCCTAATTGTAGCGGGGATTTTACCTCAATTCTGATTGTTGTTTTTCTCCTCTTGAGACCCATCTCGATGCCTTCATCAGCGCCCTAAGGAAGAAATGAAATAATCTCTAGACCAATTTCCTTTTTGGTCTCAGAGAAAGAGATGGCGTCGTCATCCAAGATGCGCTCCGGCCTAGACAGGCGCGTGATGCCTGCTCTTGCTGCATCCGACACAGGTACTCTTCCACTAGACACTATTTATGAGATCCTGTTGCGCCTCCCGGCTAAGGATCTTTGCCGCCTGCGCATCGTGTGTCGGCCGTGGCAGGCCCTCCTCTCAGATCCGCAGTTCATCGTGGCCCATGCCACACGCCACCCGGGGCCCCTTCTCATTGCTGCTTATAGGGATAACGAGAAAAATGGCAGCCTTGTGGAAATCATGGATCTGTCTGGCCAGAGCCTTAAGAAGGTGCCTAAGAAGTATGGCGATAGGGTTGTCAGCATGGCGAAAGATCTTGTTCATGTCAGTAATATAGGATGCTTCAACAGCAGATTGTTGAACCCAGCTACTGGAACTATGTATTGCTTCTCAGATAGGAAACAACAAGGTGCCTCTTATTTATTTGGACAGACAGCAAGCAAAGGCGAGCAGAAGGTGCTTCGAAGGTTTGATAAGATTGGTTCAGGTAGGAGTATTCATGAGTTGGTTGAGGTCTTCACGCTCAACAACGGCAGCCATGCAATGTGGAGGAAAAAACAGGCCCCTCCACAGAGGGTTGCGACCAATAAGTGGACTGATGTGGTCATTGATGGGGTTGCCTACCTTTTGTCTTGGAATGCCTTTTATGAGCTGGCCTTCTCTAGGGAAGTTAACAGGGAAGACATGATAATAACATTTGACCTTGAGACAGAGGAATGGGGGACTATCTTGGGACCCAATATCAGCTTTCTTGGTAATGCTTTTCAGGTGCTTCATGGCGTTTGTTCTCCAATACCAAGGAGTCTTACCTTGGCTGACCTGAATGGCTCT encodes:
- the LOC110433182 gene encoding F-box protein CPR30-like; the protein is MASSSKMRSGLDRRVMPALAASDTGTLPLDTIYEILLRLPAKDLCRLRIVCRPWQALLSDPQFIVAHATRHPGPLLIAAYRDNEKNGSLVEIMDLSGQSLKKVPKKYGDRVVSMAKDLVHVSNIGCFNSRLLNPATGTMYCFSDRKQQGASYLFGQTASKGEQKVLRRFDKIGSGRSIHELVEVFTLNNGSHAMWRKKQAPPQRVATNKWTDVVIDGVAYLLSWNAFYELAFSREVNREDMIITFDLETEEWGTILGPNISFLGNAFQVLHGVCSPIPRSLTLADLNGSLAVVCLYGIIPRMDIWISTDIAKGNWVNQYHIRFEQYDMRISYVHPVVVLDDQTLVIYIEDKELLQIYNPRSKTFTNVVELEHCSSICLYTGNLLSLVC